The following nucleotide sequence is from bacterium.
GTTGAGGCTCGGTCCGATCCGCGGGGAGCCAGGGTGGAACAATTGCGCGAAGCCCACCACCTGCTTCGTGCGCACCACGCCCATGATGTCGCCGATCGACCCGCCCTCGCAAAGAAAGCGGCCGACGGTGTAACGCCACCTGCCGGGGAAAACCTCGTCGAGGAATGTCAGCAGATGGGCCTTGTCCTCCGGATCCAGCGGGCGGATCGCCACCCCGCTCTCCGCGTACAGCGCCCTGTCATCCACCATGGCAGCCGGGCGGCTCACTGTACGCCGAAGGTCGTAGGCATCTCCGACGAAGACATAACCGGCCGTGCGAAAAAATGCCAGCGCGCCCTCGTCCGCCGGCACTCCGGGAAGGAAGTGATTGGGGTCGCCCCCCAGCGTGATCATGTCGCGCCGCTGCGCCCCCAGATACTGCTCCGCGCGGGCAAGCAGGGCCGCCCCGATGCCGCGGCGCTGATAGGTTGGATGCACGGCGAGGAGGCTCACCCAACCTTGCTGCGGAAGCCACCCATCCGCCCCGAGCGGTTCCCGCACGATTTTCGCCAGACAGAGTCCGACGGCGTCGGGACGTCCGGGAACCTTCGCCAGCCAGCACGCTTTGGGGTCGACGTGCGGATCGCGTACGCCGTTTTGCAGAAACAGTTCCCGCGAGAGGGGAAACCGTTCGCCGAGCGCGGCGTTCCAGACGTTGAGCACCTGTTGGAGCATTGAGGGGCGATATGCGACGAGGCGCAGGCCCGGAATCGTACGCGCCCTTCCGATCACAACACCACCACCTCGAGGCTCGCCTCGGTCAAAGCCGGCTGTTCCACTCCCTGGCCGCCCACGAAAGGGCCTGCTGAGGCGTCATCCGGCCGAAGAACGCGTTCTCCACCGCGTCGCGGAAGATGCGGAAGAGCTCATCGCTGTGCGCCGTCACCACGGTGAGGT
It contains:
- a CDS encoding GNAT family N-acetyltransferase → MIGRARTIPGLRLVAYRPSMLQQVLNVWNAALGERFPLSRELFLQNGVRDPHVDPKACWLAKVPGRPDAVGLCLAKIVREPLGADGWLPQQGWVSLLAVHPTYQRRGIGAALLARAEQYLGAQRRDMITLGGDPNHFLPGVPADEGALAFFRTAGYVFVGDAYDLRRTVSRPAAMVDDRALYAESGVAIRPLDPEDKAHLLTFLDEVFPGRWRYTVGRFLCEGGSIGDIMGVVRTKQVVGFAQLFHPGSPRIGPSLNWTWDTGRRAGGIGPIGLDPSFRGRGLGLMLLRHAVRHLAQIGVEEVVVDWTSLIDFYGRLGFSLWRHYRQGEKRM